In the Solibacillus sp. FSL K6-1523 genome, one interval contains:
- the ftsY gene encoding signal recognition particle-docking protein FtsY, which yields MSFFKRLKEKLIGSSEEKESVEQLDQTPKDIDSSPLQLAEKEELDTPVEEQKVEAVVQAELSEQQEESSKLEVVEVAQNENVVNEVVVEQEEKQPSAWSITQKFKAGLEKTRHSFTSKVNDLVARYRKVDEDFFEELEDVLLQADVGFETVMELMDKLRFEVQRKNIKDTNGIQTLISEKLVEIYESGDENLTELTMQPKGELTVILFVGVNGVGKTTTIGKLAHRLKSEGKTVMLAAGDTFRAGAIDQLQVWGERVGCEVIAQSEGSDPAAVMYDAIHAAKTRNADVLICDTAGRLQNKVNLMNELEKVHRVISREVPDAPHEVLLALDATTGQNALVQAQTFKEVTNVTGIVLTKLDGTAKGGIVLAIRNKLHIPVKFVGLGEKMDDLQPFDAERYVYGLFAEGLEKELNEIEND from the coding sequence ATGAGTTTTTTTAAACGACTGAAAGAGAAATTAATTGGTAGTAGTGAAGAAAAAGAATCCGTAGAACAATTAGATCAAACGCCAAAAGATATCGATAGTTCACCGCTGCAATTGGCGGAAAAGGAAGAGTTAGATACACCTGTTGAAGAACAAAAGGTGGAAGCAGTTGTACAAGCCGAACTTTCTGAGCAACAAGAAGAGAGTTCAAAGCTTGAAGTGGTAGAAGTAGCGCAAAATGAAAATGTAGTGAATGAAGTAGTTGTGGAACAAGAAGAAAAACAACCATCTGCTTGGTCGATTACACAAAAGTTTAAAGCAGGCCTTGAAAAAACACGTCATTCATTTACATCTAAAGTAAACGATTTAGTTGCGCGTTACCGTAAAGTGGATGAAGATTTCTTTGAAGAGTTAGAAGATGTTTTATTACAAGCGGACGTGGGCTTTGAAACAGTCATGGAATTAATGGATAAATTACGTTTTGAAGTACAACGAAAAAATATTAAAGATACAAATGGCATTCAAACGCTAATTTCTGAAAAATTAGTAGAAATTTACGAATCTGGCGATGAAAATTTAACTGAATTAACAATGCAACCTAAAGGTGAATTGACTGTTATTTTATTTGTCGGGGTAAACGGTGTTGGTAAAACAACAACAATCGGAAAGCTAGCGCATCGTTTGAAATCAGAAGGTAAAACAGTGATGCTTGCTGCAGGTGATACGTTCCGTGCTGGGGCGATTGACCAATTGCAAGTATGGGGAGAGCGTGTCGGTTGTGAAGTAATTGCACAATCAGAAGGTTCTGATCCAGCGGCAGTTATGTATGATGCCATTCATGCGGCTAAAACGCGTAACGCCGACGTTTTAATTTGTGATACAGCGGGGCGTCTGCAGAATAAAGTGAACTTAATGAATGAGCTGGAAAAAGTGCACCGTGTGATTTCACGTGAAGTTCCGGACGCGCCACATGAAGTTTTATTAGCGTTAGATGCCACAACTGGTCAAAATGCATTAGTGCAAGCTCAAACATTTAAAGAAGTGACAAATGTAACAGGTATTGTATTAACGAAGCTTGATGGTACAGCAAAAGGTGGTATCGTGTTAGCAATCCGTAATAAGCTACACATTCCAGTAAAATTTGTTGGGCTTGGTGAAAAAATGGACGATTTACAACCATTTGATGCAGAGCGCTATGTATATGGTTTATTTGCAGAAGGATTAGAAAAAGAACTAAATGAAATAGAAAACGACTAA
- the fabD gene encoding ACP S-malonyltransferase: protein MTKIAFIFPGQGSQTVGMGASFVANNEKSKGFYERADEVLGFALTDYMLNGPQEKLTLTYHAQPALLTTGVMIAGQLQDAGITPDFTAGHSLGEYSALVVSNVLTFEDAVTTVHRRGVFMDEAVPAGQGAMAAILALDGETLAAVCKEVSDAGEVVQVANFNCPGQIVISGTKQGVDLACVKAKEAGAKRALPLVVSGPFHSSLMQLAADKLATVVGELSLNEPQIPVVSNVTSQILTNVEQVKREMIDQVTNSVQWEKNIEKLIAEGVTVFIECGPGKVLSGLVKKIDRSVQTYCVYDEESLAQVVEASKEWTQWV from the coding sequence ATGACAAAAATTGCTTTTATTTTTCCAGGGCAAGGTTCGCAAACAGTAGGGATGGGAGCGAGCTTTGTTGCTAACAATGAAAAAAGTAAGGGATTTTATGAGCGTGCAGATGAAGTGTTAGGTTTTGCATTAACGGACTATATGTTAAATGGTCCACAAGAAAAACTGACATTAACGTATCATGCTCAGCCTGCTTTATTAACAACAGGTGTAATGATTGCGGGGCAATTACAAGATGCAGGGATTACACCGGATTTTACAGCGGGGCATTCACTAGGGGAGTATAGTGCGTTAGTTGTCTCGAACGTATTAACGTTTGAAGACGCGGTAACGACAGTTCATAGACGGGGTGTATTTATGGATGAGGCGGTACCTGCTGGACAAGGCGCAATGGCTGCGATTTTAGCGTTAGATGGTGAAACGTTAGCAGCTGTTTGCAAGGAAGTGTCTGATGCAGGAGAAGTTGTGCAAGTAGCGAACTTCAACTGTCCTGGTCAAATTGTGATTTCAGGGACGAAACAAGGTGTCGATTTGGCATGTGTGAAAGCGAAAGAAGCGGGTGCCAAACGAGCGCTACCATTAGTTGTGAGTGGTCCATTCCATTCATCATTAATGCAACTTGCAGCGGATAAGTTGGCGACGGTTGTAGGGGAGCTTTCATTAAACGAACCACAAATTCCGGTTGTCAGTAATGTGACATCACAAATTTTAACAAATGTAGAACAGGTTAAGCGCGAAATGATTGATCAAGTAACGAATTCTGTACAATGGGAAAAGAATATTGAAAAGCTTATTGCAGAAGGCGTGACGGTATTCATCGAATGTGGTCCAGGTAAGGTATTATCTGGTTTAGTGAAAAAAATCGATCGAAGTGTGCAAACATATTGTGTCTATGACGAAGAGAGCTTAGCGCAAGTTGTTGAAGCATCAAAGGAGTGGACACAATGGGTTTAA
- the rnc gene encoding ribonuclease III, which produces MMQRRKGNSLKAGVLPEKVRNQFQVLQEELNIHFQNTSLLHQAFTHSSYVNEHRRKLFTDNERLEFLGDAVLELSVSKYLFEKFPHMSEGELTKLRASIVCEPSLVIFANELNFGHFVLLGKGEELTGGRERPALLADVFESFVGALYLDQGLTVVVEFLERIIYPKVEIGAFSHVMDFKSQLQEIIQQTNNGLLHYEIVDEKGPAHNRTFISRVLLNDQELGVGKGKSKKEAEQQAAQSAMQMLKQSKQEGE; this is translated from the coding sequence ATGATGCAAAGAAGAAAAGGGAATAGTCTAAAAGCAGGTGTACTCCCTGAAAAAGTAAGAAATCAATTTCAAGTTTTACAAGAGGAACTGAATATCCATTTCCAGAACACATCTTTATTACACCAAGCCTTTACACATTCATCTTATGTGAATGAGCATCGCCGAAAATTATTTACTGACAACGAACGTTTAGAGTTTTTAGGAGACGCGGTTTTAGAGTTATCTGTGTCGAAATATTTATTTGAAAAATTCCCGCATATGAGTGAAGGTGAATTGACAAAGCTACGCGCATCGATTGTATGTGAGCCGTCATTAGTCATTTTTGCCAATGAATTAAATTTCGGGCATTTTGTCCTTTTAGGTAAAGGGGAAGAGTTAACGGGAGGTCGTGAACGTCCAGCGTTATTAGCCGATGTTTTTGAATCATTCGTTGGTGCCCTTTATTTAGATCAAGGCTTAACGGTAGTTGTCGAATTTTTAGAGCGAATCATCTACCCTAAAGTAGAAATCGGTGCTTTTTCGCATGTGATGGATTTTAAAAGTCAATTACAAGAAATTATCCAACAAACGAATAATGGTTTACTACACTATGAAATTGTGGATGAAAAAGGTCCAGCACATAATCGAACATTCATATCGCGCGTGTTATTAAATGACCAAGAGCTGGGCGTTGGAAAAGGGAAGTCCAAGAAAGAGGCTGAGCAGCAGGCCGCGCAAAGTGCCATGCAAATGCTAAAGCAGTCAAAGCAAGAGGGGGAATAA
- the fapR gene encoding transcription factor FapR, which produces MKRSKKERQSLLTEKITDNPFVTDEQLAAEFSVSVQTIRLDRMELAIPELRERIKDVAAKKYDEVKSLPLDEVIGEIIDIELDNRALSIFDVSSEHVFQRNGIARGHHLFAQANSLAVAVIDDELALTAKSNVAFVKPVRAGDRVITKAIVTGKHPEKNRTFIEVTSTVENEVVFKGEFEMYRTKGEEK; this is translated from the coding sequence ATGAAGCGTTCCAAAAAAGAGCGTCAGTCGTTATTGACAGAAAAAATTACCGATAATCCATTCGTCACAGATGAACAACTCGCGGCTGAATTTAGTGTAAGTGTTCAAACCATTCGATTAGACCGTATGGAGCTGGCAATACCAGAATTGCGCGAGCGTATTAAAGATGTAGCAGCCAAAAAATATGATGAAGTAAAGTCACTACCACTCGATGAAGTAATCGGTGAAATAATTGACATAGAGTTAGATAATCGTGCATTATCGATTTTTGATGTAAGCTCAGAACATGTTTTTCAACGTAATGGAATCGCCCGCGGGCATCATTTATTTGCACAGGCCAATTCGCTTGCAGTTGCGGTCATTGATGATGAGCTTGCATTAACGGCAAAATCCAATGTGGCTTTTGTGAAACCTGTTCGCGCAGGAGATCGTGTTATCACAAAGGCGATTGTTACGGGAAAGCATCCTGAAAAAAATCGTACATTTATTGAAGTAACTTCTACCGTTGAAAATGAAGTTGTATTCAAAGGTGAATTTGAAATGTACCGCACGAAAGGTGAAGAGAAATGA
- the smc gene encoding chromosome segregation protein SMC — MFLKRLEVIGFKSFAERIGIDFVPGVTAVVGPNGSGKSNVTDAIRWVLGEQSAKSLRGAKMEDVIFAGSESRKPLNFAEVTLVLDNADERIAVPYTEISVTRRVYRSGDSEYLLNNQQCRLKDITDLFMDSGLGKEAFSIISQGRVDEILNSRPDDRRSIFEEAAGVLKYKLRKKKAEHKLVETDENLNRVLDILHEIEVRLEPLKIQASSAKDYVRMTTELKDFDISLMVHDLLVHEKTLKAYIEEHQTLSMTEKKHATTIVTLEEVIHKTRTELKAIDAILDTSHAELVEASSEVERWEGRKALVNEKRSNAEKQMQQLRENWTEAKQAVADLDLNEQEKRQQFTEKKEDVQQIRSTLKQLEQALTRTASEIEEEIEEAKNTYINRLNEEATVKNELKNIEQQLTHEQESVERMTGRSTEMQKDLDKALTLREATLKTLTQVEVTIQEQLGRYDIAQIQFKTVSTDLDEKQELLYKAYQHHQQLKARKETLAELEADFSGFFHGVKEVLLARDRAQLQGIEGAVAELIQVNASYSQAIETALGAASQHIVTETEQHAQKAIGWLKQKRAGRATFLPKTVMRSRKLMPQQLVGVQDHPAFISLAYELVNFEEENRSIVENLLGNVLVAKNLEGASQIARLCGFKYRIVTLEGDIVNAGGSLTGGAVKQQSSLFSRKAELDKLIETLAEMDSTISIAEQTVAKKKEEIALLRHNLDEMKLQGDAMREQEQMHRAKLLESEMIVKSLQSTFSITQSEQSTLSSRKESLYEQKERAQKRLAELKVELQTVQQNVDELTHAKTQSETQKDVLREQLAQQRSALAVAQEQLTQVQVSIAGIELDLSKAQTLVEKISQEITWIESDDGLNGPSSEELASTIVEWTNKKNMLNETIQQKRESRTALHLQVTETEAQLQEVQRVHKSFVDALRSLELKRNRIEFEISNLQDQLLEQYDLDRISAQDEAIEIVEEEQIRRKVKLLKQSIEELGPVNLSAMDEYERVQERYVFLSEQREDLIAAQETLHQAISEMDHEMTDRFNETFKLIRKQFAISFRELFGGGTADLVLLEPDNLLETGIEIIAQPPGKNLQSLSLLSGGERALTAIALLFAILNTRPVPFCILDEVEAALDESNVARYSSYLRKFSEETQFIVITHRKGTMEGADVLYGITMQESGVSKLVSVKLEEEVDIVGQGSVQS; from the coding sequence ATGTTCCTTAAACGACTTGAAGTAATCGGCTTCAAATCATTCGCAGAAAGAATAGGAATTGATTTTGTACCAGGTGTTACAGCGGTAGTTGGACCAAATGGTAGTGGGAAAAGTAATGTTACGGATGCAATACGTTGGGTATTAGGAGAGCAGTCAGCTAAGTCATTACGTGGTGCAAAGATGGAAGATGTCATTTTTGCAGGGAGTGAATCGCGCAAACCGTTAAATTTTGCCGAAGTAACATTAGTTTTAGACAATGCAGATGAACGAATTGCCGTTCCATATACAGAAATTAGTGTGACGAGACGCGTGTATCGTTCAGGAGATAGCGAATATTTATTGAATAATCAGCAATGTCGCCTAAAGGATATTACGGATTTGTTTATGGATTCGGGATTAGGGAAAGAAGCGTTTTCAATTATTTCTCAAGGCCGTGTCGATGAAATTTTAAATAGCCGTCCAGACGATCGACGAAGTATTTTCGAAGAAGCTGCTGGTGTTTTAAAATATAAATTGCGCAAGAAAAAAGCAGAGCATAAGCTTGTTGAAACGGATGAAAACTTAAACCGTGTGCTCGATATTTTACATGAAATTGAGGTGCGTCTGGAACCTTTAAAAATCCAAGCTTCCAGTGCGAAAGACTATGTTCGAATGACGACGGAATTAAAAGATTTTGATATTTCGCTCATGGTCCATGATTTATTAGTGCACGAAAAGACATTGAAGGCTTACATTGAAGAACATCAAACATTGTCTATGACGGAAAAAAAGCATGCAACAACGATTGTGACATTAGAAGAAGTAATACACAAAACGCGTACAGAATTAAAAGCAATTGATGCCATTCTCGATACATCGCATGCCGAGCTTGTCGAGGCAAGCTCGGAAGTAGAGCGTTGGGAAGGGCGAAAAGCGTTAGTGAATGAAAAACGCTCCAATGCTGAAAAGCAAATGCAACAATTGCGTGAGAATTGGACGGAAGCAAAACAAGCTGTAGCCGATTTGGATCTAAACGAGCAAGAAAAGCGCCAACAGTTTACTGAAAAAAAGGAAGATGTACAGCAAATCCGTTCTACCTTAAAGCAACTTGAACAAGCGTTAACACGTACAGCTTCAGAAATTGAAGAAGAAATCGAAGAAGCAAAAAATACGTATATTAACCGGTTAAATGAAGAAGCAACTGTAAAAAATGAATTGAAAAATATTGAACAACAGCTTACACATGAGCAAGAATCTGTCGAACGTATGACAGGTCGTTCAACGGAAATGCAAAAAGATTTAGATAAAGCATTAACTTTAAGAGAAGCAACATTAAAAACGCTAACGCAAGTAGAAGTAACGATACAAGAACAGCTCGGTCGCTATGATATCGCACAAATACAATTTAAAACGGTATCTACCGACTTAGATGAAAAGCAAGAACTTTTATATAAAGCGTATCAGCATCATCAGCAGTTAAAAGCACGAAAAGAAACGTTAGCAGAGCTAGAAGCTGATTTCTCAGGTTTTTTCCATGGTGTTAAGGAAGTGTTATTAGCGCGAGATCGTGCACAATTACAAGGGATTGAGGGTGCGGTAGCTGAACTGATTCAAGTAAATGCTTCGTACTCACAAGCGATTGAAACGGCATTAGGTGCGGCTTCACAGCATATCGTGACAGAAACGGAACAACATGCGCAAAAAGCGATAGGTTGGTTAAAGCAAAAACGTGCAGGTCGTGCAACATTTTTACCAAAAACGGTTATGCGTTCTCGAAAACTAATGCCACAACAGCTAGTAGGGGTACAAGATCATCCCGCATTTATTTCGCTTGCTTACGAACTTGTGAATTTTGAAGAAGAAAACCGTTCGATTGTTGAAAATTTACTGGGCAATGTTCTCGTTGCTAAAAACTTAGAAGGTGCGAGTCAAATCGCCCGTCTATGCGGCTTTAAATACCGTATCGTGACACTTGAAGGCGATATTGTAAATGCTGGTGGATCTTTAACGGGTGGGGCAGTAAAACAACAAAGTTCACTGTTTTCACGAAAAGCCGAGCTGGATAAATTAATAGAAACATTAGCAGAGATGGATTCAACGATTTCTATCGCAGAGCAAACCGTTGCCAAGAAAAAAGAAGAGATTGCGCTATTACGACATAATTTAGATGAGATGAAGTTACAAGGTGATGCAATGCGTGAACAAGAGCAAATGCATCGTGCGAAATTATTAGAATCAGAAATGATAGTTAAAAGTTTACAATCTACGTTTTCAATTACGCAATCAGAGCAATCGACACTATCATCACGAAAAGAATCGTTATATGAGCAAAAAGAACGTGCACAAAAACGCCTTGCTGAGTTAAAGGTAGAGTTACAAACGGTGCAACAAAACGTAGATGAATTGACTCATGCGAAAACGCAAAGTGAAACACAAAAAGACGTATTAAGAGAGCAGTTGGCACAGCAACGTTCAGCACTCGCAGTCGCACAAGAACAATTAACGCAAGTTCAAGTTTCAATAGCGGGTATTGAATTGGATTTATCGAAGGCACAAACATTGGTCGAGAAAATTTCCCAGGAAATCACGTGGATTGAATCGGATGATGGCTTAAATGGTCCTTCATCAGAAGAATTGGCAAGCACGATCGTCGAATGGACGAATAAAAAGAATATGCTCAATGAAACGATTCAACAAAAGCGAGAATCTCGAACAGCGCTTCATCTGCAAGTAACAGAAACAGAAGCACAATTGCAAGAAGTACAACGTGTACATAAAAGCTTTGTGGATGCGTTACGATCGTTAGAATTAAAACGAAATCGTATTGAATTTGAAATATCGAATTTGCAAGATCAATTATTAGAACAATACGATTTAGATCGTATTTCTGCACAAGACGAAGCGATTGAAATTGTGGAAGAAGAACAAATTCGTAGAAAAGTTAAGCTATTGAAGCAATCGATTGAAGAGCTTGGACCCGTCAATTTATCCGCGATGGATGAATATGAACGTGTACAAGAGCGCTATGTTTTCTTAAGCGAACAGCGTGAAGATTTAATAGCTGCGCAAGAAACATTGCATCAAGCAATTAGTGAAATGGATCACGAAATGACAGATCGATTTAATGAAACGTTTAAATTGATTCGAAAGCAATTTGCTATTTCCTTCCGCGAATTATTTGGTGGAGGTACGGCAGATTTAGTGTTGCTTGAGCCAGACAACTTACTGGAAACAGGTATCGAAATTATTGCCCAACCACCAGGGAAAAATTTACAAAGTTTAAGTCTGTTATCCGGTGGGGAGCGTGCGTTAACCGCAATTGCCCTATTATTTGCTATTTTAAATACCCGCCCAGTACCATTCTGTATTTTAGATGAGGTAGAAGCCGCTTTAGATGAATCAAATGTAGCGCGCTATAGTAGTTACTTGCGGAAGTTTAGTGAAGAGACGCAATTTATTGTTATTACCCACCGTAAAGGAACGATGGAAGGCGCCGATGTACTGTATGGTATTACGATGCAAGAATCAGGTGTCTCGAAGCTTGTATCAGTAAAACTGGAAGAAGAAGTGGATATCGTAGGTCAAGGGAGTGTTCAATCATGA
- the plsX gene encoding phosphate acyltransferase PlsX → MKLAVDGMGGDNAPQAIVEGVLLALADFPNVEIQLYGDEQKMAPFIKQHERLQVIHCTEVVEAEDAPARAVRRKKDSSMTRMLEAVAEGRADACLSAGNTGALMAGGLFKVGRIDGVARPALATTLPTINGDGFLMLDLGANAEAKPENLLQYAIMGDIYVKKVRAVQSPRIGLLNIGTEEKKGNDLTKSAYTLLNEADFNFEGNVEARELLNGVADVVVTDGFTGNMVLKSIEGTAGTIFKMLKDSFMSSTKSKLAAVLVKNDLKQLKDKMDYTEYGGAALFGLKSPVIKAHGSSNPKAIYSAIRQARIMVEHNVCETIAETIAQMPKTE, encoded by the coding sequence ATGAAATTAGCAGTAGATGGTATGGGTGGAGATAATGCCCCACAAGCAATTGTCGAAGGTGTCCTTTTAGCACTTGCGGATTTCCCGAATGTTGAAATCCAACTGTACGGTGATGAGCAAAAGATGGCGCCATTTATAAAGCAACATGAACGCTTACAAGTAATTCATTGCACAGAAGTTGTTGAAGCGGAGGATGCCCCGGCACGAGCGGTACGTCGCAAAAAGGATTCGTCGATGACGCGTATGCTAGAGGCGGTGGCAGAAGGTCGTGCAGATGCATGTTTATCTGCGGGTAATACAGGGGCTTTAATGGCAGGCGGATTATTTAAAGTAGGTCGTATTGATGGGGTTGCGCGTCCAGCACTTGCCACAACATTACCAACGATAAACGGCGATGGCTTTTTAATGCTTGATTTAGGAGCGAATGCAGAAGCGAAGCCAGAAAATTTATTGCAATATGCAATTATGGGCGATATTTATGTAAAAAAAGTACGTGCAGTGCAATCGCCACGCATTGGGTTATTAAATATTGGTACAGAGGAAAAAAAGGGTAATGATTTAACAAAATCCGCGTATACACTGCTAAACGAAGCCGATTTTAATTTTGAAGGCAATGTAGAAGCACGTGAATTATTAAATGGGGTAGCGGATGTTGTTGTAACGGATGGCTTTACAGGAAATATGGTGCTTAAAAGTATTGAAGGGACAGCAGGAACGATTTTCAAAATGTTGAAAGATTCGTTTATGTCTTCTACAAAATCAAAACTAGCGGCCGTATTAGTTAAAAATGACTTAAAACAATTAAAAGATAAAATGGATTATACCGAGTATGGTGGTGCAGCATTATTTGGCCTAAAGTCACCGGTCATTAAAGCGCACGGATCATCTAATCCAAAGGCAATTTATAGTGCGATTCGTCAAGCACGAATTATGGTAGAACATAATGTATGTGAAACGATAGCAGAAACGATTGCACAAATGCCGAAAACAGAGTAA
- a CDS encoding acyl carrier protein: MSTVIERVSKVIIDRLGVDESEVKAEASFRDDLGADSLDVVELVMELEDEFDMEISDEDAEKIATVGDAISYIEKKIS; this comes from the coding sequence TTGTCTACAGTAATTGAACGTGTTTCAAAAGTAATCATTGACCGCTTAGGCGTTGATGAAAGTGAAGTAAAAGCTGAAGCATCATTCCGTGATGACTTAGGTGCAGATTCATTAGATGTTGTTGAACTTGTAATGGAACTTGAAGATGAGTTCGATATGGAAATTTCTGATGAAGATGCAGAGAAAATTGCTACAGTTGGTGATGCAATTTCTTACATTGAGAAAAAAATTAGCTAA
- a CDS encoding putative DNA-binding protein, whose translation MLLEKTTRMNFLFDFYQALLTEKQRSYMELYYLDDHSLGEIAESYSISRQAVYDNIRRTEAMLEEYEDKLRLFEKFQQRQQVLKQMTDAIMNGSATVEEQLALVEQLKESD comes from the coding sequence ATGCTGCTTGAAAAAACAACACGCATGAACTTTCTCTTCGACTTTTATCAAGCATTATTAACAGAAAAACAGCGTAGTTACATGGAACTTTATTATTTAGATGATCACTCACTAGGTGAAATTGCTGAAAGTTATAGCATTTCCAGGCAAGCTGTTTATGATAATATCCGCCGTACTGAGGCGATGCTTGAAGAATATGAAGATAAACTAAGATTATTTGAAAAATTCCAACAACGTCAGCAAGTATTAAAACAAATGACGGATGCGATAATGAATGGTTCTGCTACGGTAGAAGAGCAACTCGCATTAGTTGAACAATTGAAGGAATCGGATTAG
- the fabG gene encoding 3-oxoacyl-[acyl-carrier-protein] reductase has translation MGLTGKCAVVTGASRGIGRAIALELAGQGAQIVVNYSGSEQRAQQVVEEIQALGGQAIAVQANVADTESVQQLMKTAMDTFGSIDILVNNAGITRDNLLMRMKDDEWDDVINTNLKGVFLCTKAVTRQMMKQRAGRIINISSIVGVAGNPGQANYVAAKAGVIGLTKTTAQELASRNILVNAIAPGFITTEMTDELPADLKDAMLKQIPLAKLGQPEDIAKAVAFFASNNANYITGQTLHIDGGMVMV, from the coding sequence ATGGGTTTAACGGGGAAATGTGCGGTTGTAACAGGTGCCTCACGCGGTATTGGACGTGCAATTGCACTAGAACTAGCGGGTCAAGGAGCTCAAATTGTTGTAAACTATAGTGGTAGTGAACAACGAGCTCAACAAGTTGTAGAGGAAATTCAAGCACTTGGTGGTCAAGCAATTGCCGTTCAAGCGAATGTTGCGGATACAGAATCTGTTCAACAATTAATGAAAACAGCAATGGACACATTTGGCTCCATTGATATATTAGTTAACAACGCAGGCATTACGCGTGATAATTTATTAATGCGTATGAAGGATGACGAGTGGGATGATGTCATCAATACCAATTTAAAAGGTGTCTTTTTATGTACGAAAGCAGTAACGCGTCAAATGATGAAACAACGTGCAGGTCGCATTATTAATATTTCATCCATTGTAGGTGTTGCAGGTAATCCAGGTCAGGCAAACTATGTAGCGGCAAAAGCAGGTGTTATTGGATTAACAAAAACAACGGCACAAGAATTAGCGAGTCGCAATATTTTAGTCAATGCGATTGCTCCAGGCTTTATTACAACAGAAATGACAGATGAGCTGCCAGCGGATTTAAAAGATGCGATGCTCAAGCAAATCCCATTAGCAAAATTAGGACAACCTGAAGATATCGCAAAAGCAGTGGCGTTTTTTGCTTCAAATAATGCGAACTATATTACCGGACAAACGTTACATATTGATGGCGGTATGGTCATGGTATAA